One stretch of Natronobacterium gregoryi SP2 DNA includes these proteins:
- a CDS encoding class I SAM-dependent methyltransferase, giving the protein MDDDQRSITRHYDELPPNWEEITRGPTKERILFPAIDSLLPSLSGKRVLDAGCGDGYYASLLADRGGDVLGIDASQEMVRVARDRYGDDVEFRRADLSEPLSTIEGDSADVVLCQHVFSHLPSLETPLSEFARVLRPGGSLVISTHHPFHDFLIVRDREYPSTTDALEMDLDPHVVADREKPAYHETERFEVHWGGPDSENPGTYYRRPLHALLEPLLAAGFDLSDLVEPEPTEEFQGDYPELARELRHRPSRSVCLRAER; this is encoded by the coding sequence ATGGACGACGATCAGCGGTCGATCACGCGCCACTACGACGAACTCCCGCCCAACTGGGAAGAGATAACCCGCGGACCGACGAAAGAACGAATACTCTTCCCCGCTATCGACTCCTTGCTCCCGTCGCTGTCCGGGAAACGCGTCCTCGACGCTGGATGTGGCGACGGGTACTACGCCTCGCTTCTCGCCGACCGGGGCGGGGACGTACTCGGTATCGACGCGAGCCAGGAGATGGTTCGGGTCGCCCGCGACCGGTACGGCGACGACGTCGAGTTTCGTCGTGCGGACCTCTCCGAACCGCTCTCCACCATCGAGGGCGATTCCGCCGACGTCGTGCTCTGTCAACACGTATTTTCGCACCTCCCGTCGCTCGAGACGCCATTGTCGGAGTTCGCTCGGGTGCTCCGCCCGGGCGGGTCGCTCGTGATCTCGACTCACCACCCGTTCCACGACTTCCTGATCGTCCGCGACCGCGAGTACCCGAGTACGACAGACGCACTCGAGATGGACCTCGATCCACACGTCGTCGCCGACCGCGAGAAACCTGCGTATCACGAGACGGAACGGTTCGAAGTTCACTGGGGAGGCCCCGACAGCGAGAACCCGGGAACGTACTACCGACGGCCGCTGCACGCGTTGCTCGAGCCGTTGCTCGCCGCCGGGTTCGACCTGTCCGACCTCGTGGAACCGGAGCCGACCGAGGAGTTCCAGGGCGACTATCCGGAACTCGCGCGCGAACTCCGCCACCGGCCGTCGAGGTCGGTCTGTCTGCGTGCGGAACGATAA
- a CDS encoding MarR family transcriptional regulator: MSMSTTEDRGGAAEQTLTEEEYRDRLRDLPPSAKLVAKVLETDSPLSQGQLAEESLLPDRTVRYALNRLEDVGLVDSRYSFRDARKQVYFLKR; the protein is encoded by the coding sequence ATGAGCATGAGTACCACGGAAGATCGTGGCGGAGCCGCCGAACAGACGCTCACCGAAGAAGAGTACCGCGACCGCTTGCGTGACCTCCCCCCGAGTGCGAAACTCGTCGCAAAAGTTCTCGAGACCGACTCCCCGCTCTCACAGGGACAACTCGCCGAAGAATCGCTACTGCCAGACCGGACCGTCCGATACGCGCTCAATCGACTCGAGGACGTCGGACTCGTCGACTCCCGCTATAGCTTCCGCGACGCGCGCAAACAGGTCTACTTCCTGAAACGCTAA
- a CDS encoding YkgJ family cysteine cluster protein, with product MQPLEEELEQARELSVDDLADAIESIGFECTRCGACCTGHGEDEHIATAFPDEVRDLESADGESDAVPPAEDREWRDAARPMPYGLEETDEGLSGETFEWALQTDGCGDCVFYEEADDGTGACVAHDDRPLICRTYPFSVALSGTSQPMGEAVDEAGIVRAHECEGLGRNISRDDAAELARTLKERAVRELEEAIGVRDEYEPTDPGPGEVVVHDSEGAKRVDGRPLEGE from the coding sequence GTGCAACCCCTCGAGGAGGAACTCGAGCAGGCCCGCGAGCTCTCGGTCGACGACCTCGCGGACGCGATCGAGTCGATCGGCTTCGAGTGTACGCGCTGTGGTGCCTGCTGTACGGGCCACGGCGAGGACGAACACATCGCAACGGCCTTTCCCGACGAGGTGCGGGACCTCGAGTCGGCCGACGGAGAGAGCGACGCGGTTCCCCCGGCCGAGGACCGCGAGTGGCGCGACGCCGCCCGGCCGATGCCGTACGGCCTCGAGGAGACCGACGAGGGGCTTTCGGGCGAGACGTTCGAGTGGGCGCTCCAGACCGACGGCTGTGGCGACTGCGTCTTCTACGAGGAAGCCGACGACGGAACGGGAGCCTGCGTCGCTCACGACGACCGGCCGCTGATCTGTCGGACCTACCCGTTCAGCGTGGCACTTTCGGGAACCAGCCAGCCGATGGGCGAGGCAGTAGACGAAGCTGGCATCGTGCGCGCTCACGAGTGCGAGGGACTCGGCCGGAACATCTCTCGTGACGATGCGGCGGAACTCGCACGCACACTCAAAGAGCGTGCCGTCAGAGAACTCGAGGAAGCGATCGGCGTTCGGGACGAGTACGAACCCACCGATCCCGGGCCGGGCGAGGTCGTCGTCCACGATTCGGAGGGTGCAAAACGGGTCGACGGACGACCACTCGAAGGAGAGTAG
- a CDS encoding MBL fold metallo-hydrolase, which translates to MDIVRRVVPTGTRAPTGDTNAYVLGTGPTVLVDPATRTDALDDVVAARSVEHVLVTHSHPDHVGAVARYAAETGATVWARAGHADRFRETTDCDPDREFGPGTEITLGDDRVRVLDAPGHAPDHVALEAGREGPILCGDCALREGSVVVGAPEGDMRAYLTTLRRLWAIDPPRLCPGHGPEITSPRETLERLLDHRYRRERRINEAVSGGARTLEEILASAYEKDLAGVQDLARATVVAHLEKLDVEGRLEWDGERVRPTTGKRQLL; encoded by the coding sequence ATGGACATCGTTCGCCGTGTCGTCCCGACCGGGACGCGTGCACCGACCGGCGACACGAACGCATACGTGCTCGGGACCGGCCCCACAGTGCTCGTCGATCCGGCCACCAGAACCGACGCACTCGACGACGTCGTCGCCGCCCGGAGCGTCGAACACGTGCTGGTGACCCATTCGCATCCGGACCACGTCGGGGCCGTCGCACGTTACGCCGCCGAGACGGGCGCAACAGTCTGGGCTCGAGCGGGCCACGCCGACCGATTCCGGGAAACCACCGACTGCGATCCGGACCGCGAGTTCGGACCGGGAACGGAGATTACCCTCGGCGACGACCGGGTCCGAGTCCTCGATGCCCCGGGTCACGCACCCGACCACGTCGCGCTCGAGGCTGGCCGCGAGGGACCGATACTCTGTGGCGACTGCGCACTCCGGGAGGGAAGCGTCGTCGTCGGCGCGCCCGAGGGGGACATGCGCGCGTATCTCACCACGCTCCGCCGACTGTGGGCGATCGATCCGCCGCGGCTGTGTCCGGGCCACGGCCCCGAAATTACCTCGCCGCGAGAGACACTCGAGCGCCTGCTCGATCATCGATACAGGCGCGAGCGCCGCATCAACGAGGCCGTCTCGGGTGGCGCACGAACCCTCGAGGAAATCCTCGCGTCGGCTTACGAGAAAGACCTGGCTGGCGTCCAGGACCTCGCGCGGGCGACGGTCGTCGCCCACCTCGAGAAACTCGACGTCGAAGGCCGACTCGAGTGGGACGGCGAACGTGTGCGTCCGACGACCGGAAAACGTCAGTTATTGTGA